Proteins encoded together in one Caballeronia sp. NK8 window:
- a CDS encoding DUF2760 domain-containing protein: MTDMNPGFFGRIGIAFGAFFGILGNAAFAGRVQRLREAPEAPDFATEAPRPAAAPVQPVQPVQPAPSVLKEASPIAALQLLGLLQRDARFIDFVEEDIAKYSDADIGAAARLVHDGCRAVLREHFSIKPVRTEAEGSRITLQEGFDAAAVRLTGNVVGKPPFNGSISHRGWKVEDTRLPKLAPSHDASIVAPAEVEL, translated from the coding sequence ATGACCGACATGAATCCAGGCTTTTTCGGCAGGATAGGCATTGCCTTCGGCGCCTTCTTCGGCATTCTGGGCAATGCAGCGTTCGCGGGCCGCGTGCAGCGCCTGCGCGAAGCGCCCGAAGCGCCCGATTTCGCGACGGAAGCGCCCAGGCCCGCCGCCGCACCCGTTCAACCGGTTCAGCCCGTTCAGCCCGCGCCGTCCGTGCTGAAGGAAGCCAGTCCCATCGCCGCGCTGCAACTGCTCGGCCTTCTGCAGCGCGATGCGCGTTTCATCGATTTCGTCGAAGAGGACATCGCCAAATACAGTGATGCCGATATCGGCGCGGCCGCGCGTCTCGTGCACGACGGCTGTCGCGCCGTGCTGCGCGAGCATTTCTCCATCAAGCCGGTGCGCACGGAAGCCGAAGGCAGCCGCATCACGCTGCAGGAAGGCTTCGACGCCGCTGCGGTGCGCCTGACGGGCAATGTCGTCGGCAAGCCGCCTTTCAACGGCAGCATCAGCCATCGCGGCTGGAAGGTCGAGGACACGCGCCTGCCGAAGCTCGCGCCGTCCCATGATGCGAGCATCGTCGCGCCGGCGGAGGTGGAACTGTGA
- a CDS encoding adenosine-specific kinase, whose protein sequence is MELLAIAIDKPEDTNFILGQSHFIKTVEDLHEALVGAVPGIRFGLAFCEASGKRLVRTSGTEDGLVELAARNAQNIGAGHSFIIVLGDGFFPVNVLNTVKAVPEVCRIFCATANPTQVLVAQTDQGRGIVGVVDGLPPLGVETAEDVKWRHDLLRKIGYKA, encoded by the coding sequence ATGGAACTGCTCGCCATCGCCATCGACAAGCCCGAGGACACCAACTTCATCCTCGGCCAGTCGCATTTCATCAAGACCGTCGAGGATCTGCACGAGGCGCTCGTCGGCGCGGTGCCGGGCATCCGCTTCGGGCTCGCGTTCTGCGAGGCGTCGGGCAAGCGGCTCGTGCGCACCTCGGGCACGGAGGACGGGCTCGTCGAGCTGGCCGCGCGCAATGCGCAGAACATCGGCGCGGGGCACAGCTTCATCATCGTGCTCGGCGATGGCTTCTTTCCCGTGAACGTGCTCAATACCGTCAAGGCCGTGCCGGAGGTCTGCCGCATCTTCTGCGCGACCGCCAATCCGACCCAAGTGCTCGTCGCGCAGACGGATCAGGGGCGCGGGATCGTCGGCGTGGTGGATGGCCTGCCGCCGCTCGGCGTCGAAACGGCCGAGGACGTGAAGTGGCGCCACGACCTGCTGCGCAAGATCGGCTACAAGGCCTGA
- a CDS encoding CmpA/NrtA family ABC transporter substrate-binding protein: MNSPDTTLPAPERTHLRLGFVALSDAAPLAVAALRNLGARHGITIELCRQPSWAAVRDKLLSGEIDAAHALYGLVYGVQLGIGGPQADMGVLMVLNRNGQAITLSRPLADAVERGVSVKEALRSLGRPPVIAQTFPTGTHAMWLYYWLAAHGVHPLRDVQSIVIPPPRMADALVEGALDGFCAGEPWHAVAEARGAGRTVAYTSEIWPDHPEKVLACRRDFAALYPNTARALVQTMLDACAWLDAGAHRAEVAEALAAPELLGVPRGLIEPRLVAANGGDARALPVRFFDGGAVNYPRVSDGLWFITQYRRWGMLDADIDDTAIAASVNQTALYREAARAAGVALPDERAAATFCDGRVWDGGDGARYLAGFDMRA, translated from the coding sequence ATGAACTCCCCCGACACGACTCTTCCCGCACCCGAACGCACGCATCTGCGGCTCGGCTTCGTCGCCCTGTCCGATGCCGCGCCGCTCGCCGTCGCCGCGCTGCGCAATCTCGGCGCACGCCACGGCATCACTATCGAATTGTGTCGACAGCCGTCGTGGGCGGCCGTGCGCGACAAGCTGCTGTCCGGCGAAATCGACGCCGCGCACGCGCTCTATGGGCTCGTGTATGGCGTGCAACTCGGCATCGGCGGGCCGCAGGCGGATATGGGCGTGCTGATGGTGCTGAACCGCAACGGCCAGGCGATCACGCTGTCGCGTCCGCTCGCCGATGCGGTCGAACGCGGCGTGAGCGTGAAAGAGGCGCTGCGTTCGCTCGGGCGGCCGCCTGTCATCGCGCAGACCTTTCCGACCGGCACGCACGCGATGTGGCTGTACTACTGGCTCGCGGCGCACGGCGTGCATCCGTTGCGCGACGTGCAGAGCATCGTGATTCCGCCGCCGCGCATGGCCGATGCGCTCGTCGAAGGCGCGCTCGACGGCTTCTGCGCGGGCGAGCCGTGGCACGCGGTGGCTGAAGCGCGCGGCGCGGGCAGGACGGTCGCCTATACGAGCGAGATCTGGCCGGATCATCCGGAGAAGGTGCTCGCGTGCCGGCGCGATTTCGCGGCGCTCTATCCGAACACGGCGCGCGCGCTCGTGCAGACGATGCTCGACGCGTGCGCATGGCTCGATGCGGGCGCGCATCGTGCGGAAGTCGCGGAGGCATTGGCCGCGCCGGAACTGCTCGGCGTGCCGCGCGGGCTGATCGAGCCGCGCCTCGTCGCAGCGAACGGCGGCGATGCGCGTGCATTGCCGGTGCGCTTCTTCGATGGCGGCGCGGTCAACTATCCGCGCGTGTCGGACGGGCTATGGTTCATCACGCAGTACCGGCGCTGGGGCATGCTCGATGCCGATATCGACGATACGGCGATTGCGGCGAGCGTCAACCAGACCGCGCTTTATCGCGAGGCGGCGCGGGCGGCGGGCGTCGCGCTGCCGGACGAACGGGCCGCCGCGACTTTCTGCGACGGCCGCGTGTGGGACGGCGGCGATGGGGCGAGGTATCTCGCGGGGTTCGACATGCGCGCGTAG
- a CDS encoding ANTAR domain-containing response regulator codes for MLRVLLVTDTDKPIGDLREQLARMGYEMLAEVAAPSALHAAVESQKPDVVIIDTESPSRDTLEQLAVMNKAAPRPVLMFSNDADQQLIRAAVGAGVTAYSVEGLAPARLAPIIEVALARFAHEAQLRQRLAKVEDELEQRKVIDRAKRLLMDKRGMSENEAYAALRKRAMDQGVKVAEIARQLLALSDLF; via the coding sequence ATGCTGCGCGTTCTCCTCGTTACCGATACCGACAAGCCCATCGGCGATTTGCGCGAACAACTCGCGCGCATGGGCTATGAAATGCTCGCTGAAGTGGCCGCGCCTTCGGCGTTGCACGCGGCGGTTGAGAGCCAGAAACCCGATGTCGTCATCATCGATACCGAATCGCCCTCGCGCGATACGCTCGAACAACTCGCCGTGATGAACAAGGCCGCGCCGCGTCCCGTGCTGATGTTCAGCAACGACGCCGACCAGCAGTTAATCCGCGCGGCGGTCGGCGCGGGCGTGACCGCGTATTCCGTCGAAGGGCTCGCGCCGGCGCGTCTCGCGCCGATCATCGAAGTCGCGCTCGCGCGTTTCGCGCATGAAGCGCAGTTGCGTCAGCGTCTCGCGAAGGTCGAGGATGAGCTGGAGCAGCGCAAGGTCATCGACCGCGCGAAACGCCTGTTGATGGACAAGCGCGGCATGTCCGAAAACGAAGCCTATGCTGCGCTTCGCAAGCGCGCGATGGATCAGGGCGTGAAGGTCGCGGAGATCGCGCGTCAACTGCTCGCGCTGTCCGATCTGTTTTAG
- the cobA gene encoding uroporphyrinogen-III C-methyltransferase, whose amino-acid sequence MSTIKGKVTLLSAGPGDLDLLTLRAAKALAAADILLVDDLANAGIVTLAPHARVIRVGKRGGCKSTPQAFIQRLMQRYAKKGLHVVRVKGGDALLFGRAGEEIAALREAHITVDIINGVSSGFAAAAGLGISLTHRDHCQGVTFVTAHMQDHSQPDWAALAATGTTLAIYMGMSRIASLKAALLEALPASTPAAVVQNAGSSQEKRLVTTLDRLAEEAIAAGLGSPAVILIGGAIGEAAEFTARAASAEGLAHAA is encoded by the coding sequence ATGAGCACCATCAAAGGCAAAGTCACCCTGTTGAGCGCTGGCCCCGGCGATCTGGATCTGCTGACCCTGCGCGCCGCGAAGGCGCTCGCCGCCGCCGACATCCTGCTCGTCGACGATCTCGCCAACGCCGGGATCGTCACGCTTGCGCCGCATGCGCGCGTGATCCGCGTCGGCAAGCGCGGCGGCTGCAAGTCGACGCCGCAGGCGTTCATTCAGCGCCTCATGCAGCGTTATGCGAAGAAGGGACTGCACGTCGTGCGCGTGAAGGGCGGCGATGCGCTGCTGTTCGGCCGCGCGGGCGAAGAGATCGCCGCATTGCGTGAAGCGCATATTACGGTCGACATCATCAATGGCGTGTCGTCGGGATTCGCGGCGGCGGCCGGACTCGGCATCTCGCTCACGCATCGCGATCATTGCCAGGGCGTGACCTTCGTCACCGCGCACATGCAGGATCACAGTCAGCCGGATTGGGCCGCGCTCGCCGCCACGGGAACCACGCTCGCGATCTATATGGGCATGAGCCGCATCGCGAGTCTCAAGGCGGCGCTGCTCGAAGCGTTGCCCGCGAGCACGCCCGCGGCCGTCGTGCAGAACGCGGGATCGTCGCAGGAAAAGCGGCTCGTCACGACGCTCGACAGGCTCGCCGAAGAAGCTATCGCGGCGGGTCTCGGCAGTCCGGCGGTGATTCTCATCGGCGGCGCGATCGGCGAAGCGGCTGAATTCACGGCGCGCGCAGCAAGCGCCGAAGGTCTGGCCCATGCCGCGTGA